The Danio aesculapii chromosome 7, fDanAes4.1, whole genome shotgun sequence DNA window TGACTTTTCACCAGTATATTCCAAAAATCTGGTCAGGCACCTTTAGAAAAAGAATTATTTGATGACATttgtgatcctggaccacaaaatcagtcttaTGTTGTATGGGTATTTGGCAAGAGCCACACATACATTGTATAGGTCAAACTGATTTTCTTTTATGTCAAAATCATTGGAATATTGagtaaagatcatcttccatgaagatatttagcaaatatcctactttaaatatatcaaaacgtCATTTTTTACTAGTAATGAGCATTGCTAAAAGCTTAATTTGGACaattttaaaggcaattttctcattatttagatttttttgaacactcagattttcaaatagttgtatctcagccaaatattggtAATACAGGTTCATTATAAAAACGTACATACATTATACTGGTATACACTTCtagagagcgcgaattatgtagccatagctacgcatggctgcattttgtctttaaaacgaatgctacggggccgTATGACGCTGTCGACGACtactgtttcttttcgcgctaccagctgaccacttacctctgtgtggacggctgtTTCTGCTGCTACTAGTTCGTCTAGTGGCTCGCTGcatatgtcggcagacttgagacacaaagaggagttgaccgagacgacagggttcgagtccggtgaagaacggtccAAAAAAGCaggcaaaacaaaaagaaaaggctaaaaaataaacaagtaaagaaTGGTGAGAACGTGGTGAAAATCAGCCGgtcgtgagggcttttctttttctggattacttttgaaaacactgttggttgggtttagggaaggtggtagacgagtcagtctgtgcttttgaaaacactatcggttgggtttagggagatcGGTTGGCAGGGAGATCGGACGATCGGTCAATCAgttagtcgacagcagcctctggtgaatttacgtgagaGCAGCAAGTGCAAATGGCATTcgtgagagaaatctgagatctgaagcatacacagcagcctctggtagatttgcgaaaacaaaaaataactccTTGGACAtatttcgtgctctccagaattgtatacaggggtacttattcataatgagcctgggttgaatattgtcctatccccattcctgccaaaaaatgtatttgttttgtggTTCATAGTCACATTAAAATATTCTATTTAGGGactaaaaatctaaatactaatattaatagtCATGTTAAATCTTTCTACTTAGCAACTATTCTATTAAATACAAGGTTTTACCTATTTGATTTAATCTTATAAAATGATACAGTTTAATATGATCACCTATTCTGTTAAATATATTAAGTATTTAGTGCATTTTTgcctaaaataacaaaaaagtgccATGATTTCATATTAATAGTACTTTTTAGACAaaacaataccaatgttttaactaaGTTCCGTcattcttagtacacaatgtaactacagaagagtcaatcgttgttgttttttcgagatgctaatggtctaatctgattcaatgatttatgctaagctacgctAAATGTACTCCCACCAGACCCAAAGATCGGCTAaatagattcaaaaatggtaaaactcaacagtttaactgtTTAAGTTTCTTATAAATTGAGCCAAtatccaaaaaaagtggagtgttcctatGAGAAATCAATTTATATCCAGGTTCTAAAAGGCAAGTGAGTTTGATTCCACTTCTTTTCTTTTCCTCTGCAGAACCGTATGCATGAGTCTCTCATGCTCTTCGACTCTATATGCAACAATAAGTTCTTTGTCGACACCTCCATCATCCTCTTCCTCAACAAAAAGGATCTTTTTGGTGAAAAGATTGTCAAATCTCCTCTGAGTATCTGCTTCCCGGAATACACAGGTACCTCAACCTCGCactaatgtacagttaaagtcagaattattagcccccctttgattttttttatcttttttccctaattatgtttaacagagcaaggaaattttcacaatatgtctgatcatgttttttcttctggagaaagtcttatttgttttattttgactagaataaaagcagtattttttcgatagtctacagaacaaaccattattatacaataacttgcctaattaccctaacctgcctagttaacctaattaacctagttaagcctttaaatgtcactttaagctgtatagaagtgtcttgaaaaatatctagtaaatattatttactgtcatcatggcaaagatcaaataaatcagttattagaaatgagttagtaaaactattatgtttagaaatgtgttgaaaaaatcttctccattaaacagaaattgaggaataaacagggggctaataattctgacttcaactgtaaatttcTCATCTTACATACACAGGAAAGTGACTTCATCATGTTTTTATCTCTCCTGCAGGCCCAAATACATTCGAAGCGGCCGCCTCGTACATTCAGGGTCAGTTTGAAACCAAGAACCGCTCTCCTAACAAAGAGATCTACTGTCATCTAACCTGCGCCACAGACACCGGAAACATCCAGGTGGTTTTTGATGCTGTGACCGACATCATCATCGCCAACAACCTGCGCGGCTGTGGCCTCTACTGAGCTCCCAATGCACTTGTtgccctgcaaaaaaaaaaaaaaaaaaacggtaacaAGTGACCGAACTGACACCCCCTGTGACTTTGGCCAAGGCACTCCCTAATTTCATTTCACTGTCAGTTTATTTTGAATTGATATTTTTTGTTTAGATTATCGATCCCTCGTTTTCTTTTGTAGTTGGTCAGTACATTGCTGGAGTAAATAACGTACGGGTGTGCATGTATAGTGTAAAATGAGCGTTCGGCCGGGCATAGATGCTTTACgcatgagtgcatgtgtgtgagtgtcagTCACGACGAGTGAGAGTGTTTGTCGGGTGAAAACACACGAAGGGTTACAGCTGCGTGAGTGCTGACTTGATCCTAAATGAAAACGATCTCAAAAGCAGGCttttctaaaaaaacaaaccTAAAAACTGAGAGCACATTATACTGGGAATCCTTTAGCAGAGCTGAATGTCATTTGAGAAACTGAATGTCTTAAGCCAAAGTTGTTCAAGACTGTCGTCCTTTATATTCGGGGAGGGGTGGTCTCGACTTGCTGGCTTCAGGCTGTGACGTAAAAATGCCTTTCAGCGAATGAAGCCTCTTGACAAATTGTGACGTTGACAACATTCTCACTCAACATGAGCACAAATAGTTCAAAATCGTTTCATTTCTGTATAAATTAtgatgtagtttatttatttatataataataagcgcatgtatttacatttttttgtatcgCCCCGCACTCCGTGCACCCTATCCATGTTGGGCTATGAATACAAATGAACTAGCTTACAGACTGTAGAGCGTAAACGATAAGACAGTAATTCTGACTCGTATATAAGTGAATTACTGAACGCTTCTTTTTATCTCACTCTCTCTTCAGCTGATCATGTGCGAGAGTGTGTGTACagatgtgtgtgtggtgcatgcaCACTCTTTTATTCAACCATGACCTGTTACTTAACCCAGATTTCTTTTCCCATTTTCCTCCTCTTTTTTTCTCTGCTGtggatggatttttttttgttcagtgcaCTGAATGTTCTCTTTCCTCCCTTGGGGTGATACCGCACTGTACTGCTGGGTTTAGTCTTCTGACCGACCAAtgaaatgtttacattaaaaaagaaaacactttagCACCAACTACTGACTGTGCACTGATTTGTTTCTCCTTGAACATTGGTAACGTATTTTAACCTGCAGCTCTCAcaagctgtttccatccacctatttttaggctcattttggatatgtgcatgaaaaaacggttgatggaaacgacAAGATGctcttacattttgaaaatgagcataaaaacgtCTGCATataactgagtaggatgaacTTTTTATCCGATAAttaaagatgcgcataaactacgatggaaacacttttaccgaacaaattccagtatgagcATTAaataaaggtcatgtgattttgttataagagatcatgtgatgataaaaatgtgtgtgaatggacaaatcagcaggcacattgtaaaacatctgaaatgttgctttgaccattttaaaatgccttaatcgtttatattataaatgacctccagaatcgagagcgtctgtgctccaaaCGCCACGTTCACTGCgagtcaggattgccttctgaggtgcaagtcatttattaaatgaagaaaagattcacgcagcttttcctaccgcagcaaatttcgtttttactgttgatatctggtgccagataatcaggaagtgatgattttgttctctttgacttgttggatggaaacgctgctttatttgcacgtcttttatgtgatattctaaTTTTGCTCAttaagttaatttgcatttttggatggaaagaTAGCTAGTGATTTACACAAATAGATTTTATAAATAGatattagggttgtcacaataccatTAATTCaagatactataccagctgaagtatcgtgataccaagtagtattgcgatactgtaattcataactcaaatccatgaaataaagaaaattgtcagaaataatatataaaatataatactatattaaaattaagatacaaattataccaaatgaaatttgttacaaaaggaGCATTTTCCCAACCAAATTAGGCTTTATGAAGTgatcaaaaattgtttcaatgttttctgtatctattgtttttttttcagtcttatcaggttggaatccaaagtaattcaaaatttaacGTTGCGAGTCGCTTTGCGAGATTGTcatggttgttgtagctactaaatcatattgacagaagcagaaatgaactgatttagattcgaactgaagcgttagaaaacgtgcaataggctaccaagAAAGGCATGAATTCTACAGATTTGCagccttaaagggctccacagactattgaAATAAGATTGTCTGTTGCTGCACAATCTAGTGAGCGTTTTAGTGactttccacatgcaacattatctattgtagataaaccattaatgacgatactaccgtttacaaactacagtggcaccgccagtattttgaagccatagCATCacaatactaccatagtaccggtaaaccgtgcaaccctaatatatatatatatatatatatagatatataaatagatTCTTTTCCCCTTTTTTATTAGTGTAATGCCCATATAACTGCCTGAACACTCTGGTGCTTCTTAACTGGTTGTTAAAACATTAGCATTTTATAaggtaaaggtgcagtaggtgattgtctacAGATACACTTTTTGtcgtgctggttgaaagtctcttcacattccactagtaataattaaagtaaatgatctaaatgtgtttatatgtatttttatattctgattTGGGCTTAAggctaaaaaatgttcatccaattaaaatttgtcaggccgataattccaataattctgataagtagcccaaactgtctcaACAAATGAAGATTTGTACATCAGCACACtcctgttcacgcagatccgccgtTTGCACGTGCACGCGCGCGCCTCGTTCAGTGGCGTTCAAGTGACAggggtaaaaacaaatgctgaatcaaaactttttaaaatcctgaatcaatattggagttacttttgcacgctggagaaagtattcttttagacaggtaatgttttgttttaactattttagtcccccaaagctgatgtagattgagttgaatgaatgggttatatgcacagaagtgttgttcagccactaaaatcTACGGTGAAATATTGATGCGACTATTTTTTAGTTTCATAAGGgaacttttacagcatcgataatgtagatttttatttagtttaacaagaaaacatcagtaaacagaactattccacctagcctgctttactgaggtgaagttggttttatattcactctgaatattcgctctgaaatggCATGTAAATATGGCTAATAAGTGTAATTCTTGCACACCTCAAGCCAACCACTGAGCATATAGTAGTCGTTTAGGACAAAGCATGTGAGAGAGTGAAACCAGCAattcttgcatgcatgaaatattgcacattatgtcaagttttgcttgctacacaactgaaaacaagcTAGATATAGTACAGTTTTTTGTTGGGAATTGCAGTtctataaagtactataaagttttctaactggcgaatgacatgatctagtgggttgtctactgtcatctttaatgtgcgagttattgatttcaggaggcgtggctttggacggcaggggagggactgtgttttaaagatattatgctaaccggtgagcatttaggcagatcacctactgcacctttaagtaaagtattttaagtaatattttgtttatttatagatttttatgaTACCAGTTTATATTTATGCAGTGGTTGCTATCTATGTATTACCAGTTTTGTTAACATGGACGTTAATCCTTTTAAGTTTTACTCCTAATAGTTAAATGTTGGtctattcataataaaaaaaaaaacactggccattttattactTGTTTAATGTTAGaaggtttttttaattattgactTTGAGTTTATTGTTCTAAAATCCACAGAAATTACAGTTTCAATTTACAAAACACTTCAATTCAAGATTCAATTTAAAATCTTATTCTAAAATAGTAAGAATATCAAAGTTATGAATTTAAGAAAAGTTTAAGATTAGTAGTCAATGTCCCATGACAGGTCAAAGGAACATTTTAACCGCCACATTCACGGTgggggcacggtggctcagtggttagcactgtcacctcacagcaagaaggtcgctggtttaaatcccagctgggtcagttggcatttctgtgtggagtttgcaagttccccccgtatttgtgtgggtttccttttttccccccacagtccaaagactatatgcgctgtataggtgaattgaataaactaaattgtccatagtgtatgtgtgtcaatgtgagagtggatgtttcccagtactgggtttcagctggaagcaaattcgctgtgtaaaaaaatatgctggataagttggcggttcattctgctgtggcgacccctggtgaataaagggactaaaccaaaggaaaatgaatgaatgaatgaaaaatacagttaaaatgaaataattacctGTGGTTTCTGACGATACACTGGGGTCTTTTGAAGTGAAACAGAGCACAgacaatatcatatcatatattaataatatatatctcAAATATGTGAGAAGTCTTCCTAATTGAGATTGCACTCACAAGCTCTTTTAATATAGCTTGCAGCATCCATCACTGACAGCTGCCATGGTTTTTTAAAGAGCCTGTcgacattgacttgcatttttaaATCACCAAgctaaaaatcttaaatattctTACATCTTTGAAGCCTGAGGTTGATCAAATAGTTATTTTCGTGTAAACAATCCCTTTATTGAGTGAGATAGCAGTTCATGcctcacacacacatcatatgGCGGTCACACGTGATTGTGACGCACGACGGAGCGATTCCATTTATTTCCACAAGACTTCCACGAAAGCATCATACATTGTTGGACCTACGGTGTGAAGATGGACCAGAGTGGCTGCTCCAAATGTAAGTATATGAGCAAAGTATAAGTAATATGAGCAATTATTTATGAACCGTAATCATCACTGCATCTCTGTGTTGTAGCTGGATCTTGTAACTGCGGAGATAACTGCAAATGCACCAACTGCTCATGCGCACACGACAAGAAAAGTGAGCCGATTAACTACCGCTTTGTATCATTCAAAGAGAGTTATGCAGAATTAAGTCGGTTTTCCTCTTTTCGACCCGACAGGTTGCGGCAGTTGTCCGTCTGAGTGCAGTAAGGGCAAGAAGGACTGCGAGAGCGCGTGCAAGGACAAGGAGAAATCCTGCGCCACACACTGCTGCAAATGAAGACCCACAAATGCGCTGTGACACCACATGTGCTCCTTTAATATTAAAACCCATTCTGTCTAGTTTTCCCGCGgttgttttcattatttatgaatGTGCTTTTTGAGCTGTAACACCATTTCTCATTCATGCGTGGCACTCAGGATGCGAATTATAGTGGcgatcgggggggggggggggtcgacttttttttgtaatttttcagTAAATCTAATTTATCTATTTAAATGACATCAGATTTATTAGTAAGACATTTAAGTTTTattgttttgagggatatttaatgTACTGACATACAGTAACCTCTGATTATTTAGgctatatgtaaatacaaactcctattttacaagaaaagtgtctcGTGACCACTTGATATCCATCGCTCTGGCTAGGTCTCCTGGTTTAGACTGTTCGATGATTCTTGCAAAGACTGATTGGCATTGATTATGCATGAATCCGTATGAACCATtagtcaaatgtatatttgtattatcttttattttagttattaatattatttaaaatggcGAAGGGGTGGCGCAGTacatagtgctgtcgcctcacagcaagaaggtcgctggtttgagcctcggctgggtcagttggtgtttctgtgtggagtttgcatgttctttcctcCGGGTTGCAgattgtttcctccgggtgctccggtttcccccacagtccaaagacctgtgcgataggtgaattgggtaagctaaattgtgcgtagtgtatgaatgtgtatggatgtttcccagagataggttgcagctggaaaggcatctgctgcgtaaaatgttTGCTGgaaaagttgtcggttcattccgctgtggcgaccccagattaataaaggggctaagctgaaaagaaaataaatgcacTATTTAAGATACATATTAGGGAAAACTGTTTCACTATTAAAGGACTGAGCCTATTAAAGGGGTCCATCCCCCAAACTCTCCTGTAATTTGCACCATGTTGGTACTTTTAAAACAGATTGAGATGACAAAATAATCTATAAGAACAGAGCTTGTTGAAAATCTCATAATACTAATTATATCTAATTCTTTCTTTTGCATGCATAAGACCTGAAGGTTTCAGAAGGGTTTGCATTGAACAAAGAACCTTTCAGTGAGCGCTTCTAAAGAACCATTATAATctgaaaaacaacattttccaaaataaagaGGCGTTTGTGGTACGAGCCACACCAAAGGTCCTAAggttttttatcttattttttgcaGTGATGTCGTTATACAAGAACTACTTTGTCCCCCTAAAAACTTTCAGTGGGCTATTATTAAAGGAATCATTTATTTCTTagtgttaaaataaatttaaaaaaatatatttttccagtatAATAAATCTGGAATTGAATGCTTCTTTGATGCTAAAATTTCTTCATGTACCAATCAAGAAAGGTTTATTTTTAAGAGTAAGcgtttaactgccccaccaagaaaaaatgtttgagttgcatttctttactcctaatgtcgctagtttaaaaatgcaatttctaaaatatcagcctctatcaAAAGGTAGATATGTCGGGTTATGGTAAAAGTACCTGGAATCGTTACATatacaaaaaatctgaaaatatgaagtgtaagaccaatttatttaaaaaacatcaaaaaacatGTTTGGTCGGCactaatagcctagtggttagtgcgttgacacagcACTGAAGTGCTtgcggcgacctgagttcaattcctggcttgaggtcctttgccaatctttcccctatctctgctccttacactttcctgtctataaaTCTCCACTGCCCTATCAATAAAGGtggaaaacccctaaaaaataattatatatatataataacatttttgaatactaaatcatctttattttttgaagtatgtcataaaatatttcacattctcatttaacatgttttcttgattttatttatttatttttttttacaataaaaccaaaatcaagtgtagtcaGGGGCGGAattagtgattttggggccctaagcaatttcagccatggggcccaaaagttttaaaaagcaccttttttatttaaattttattattattattattattttgctgttcttttttttcaatcatttaaTCTCGTTTTCTAGATTTTCTCTttatgctaaataataataacatgtaaagcaccttgtaaaacttttgaaataatttgttttcttaagttcacaactaaacataataaataaactgttttattttgaaaaataaatctttactgatttgcCTGCTGGACTGGCCCATGATTGAAAGTGGGGCACACATTTGCGCAGATGTAATAATTATGTTCAAATTAAAAATTTTAGACCCTCACCATGAAAAATATgacagaaaacaatgttatatataatttatagtatcatttatacttctaggtatttatttgggggccctcggGTTTCCTGAggccctaagcggccgcttactgtgcttattggttaaatccgcccctgagtgtattagtgcaacaggattatgtttgtttgattttcttgtaaaccaacaatgctgtgtgtgtaaactattatttaaaacagtcattcttttaATGACTTCAacagccattatttaaaacagtcaaaacatggtcaaccatgtAGAGCAGGTGATTAAATGGTTAATGGAATCATATCAGTaaagaaacattatttttaactgtttttatttgttacaatTACAAGTAGTAAAAATGCATGTAAGGAGTGTGCATATGCTTTTATTTCAGATATGATGATCCTCTTGTGTGGCATCCATTTATGGAAAATCATCTCTTTCAGTGGCAACCAGTTACTGCTCACATCAAGTTCAGAGACAGTCactctttttaaaaaactaaGGTTACAATAGGATGTCATTACAGTGACAGTAGATACAGTGAAGTTTTAGTGAAAAGTTCTAAGAACCATTGTTTGTCATAGTGTgaagagcaaaaaaaaacatacattgagAAATAGACTGTTGTTGTTAATTATAAAGGCTAGAGAGAAAAGATTTGATTGGGATGAGCTCAGATATTTTTAGTTCAGCctgaagagtattccaggatgagAGGGGGGCATAACTAAAGGCTCACATCTCCATTTCAGTTCGAACCCGGGGAACAGTCAAATGATAAGACTCACTTGAACATAGGGCATACTGGCTTTTTGACTTGAAGAAGGGAACTTAGGTATAAAGGCATCAGATCCAGAAGAGCCTTGTAGACCAGAGTCATCTACCTTCTTACATTCAGAGAAGGCCACTTAGCTTTGGCACACAGTTCACAATGTATAACAATCTTAAACAATCTTTTGTGGGATGAAAGGTTTCCATAGATGTTAAAGTGTCTCcatggaaccatcaatgccaacaaaactttattaaaaatccaaaatcaaacaaaaggaGCTCAAGAGTAGCTCAAATAATGTGTCGGAGCTCTTTTGGAAAGAGATTCATCAggataaacagcaaaagtcagtccaaggcactcggaaaatgtggaaaaaatattaaaaagcctttgtTGGCATGGTTATTCCCTAAAACTGTGTCTATGCGTTTCAGCAAAtacttgccttcatcagggtaacataATAACCCACATAATACGCTATTAAGGCTATTACTTAATAATAGGTtatgttattatataataataacataaataacctttattttttaaaagtttggaCGTTTGCATACATCTGACATTCATTTAAATGCCCTCCAGAAGCCTGATGTGAGCGATGCTGCggtaaacactaaataaataaataaatgaataaaccatTTCCTCCATGTTCATTTAATTGCATCCTACTAGGGAAACATCCTTAAAACAGCTTTCAAGTTTTAGCaaaagtaaacaaagaaaaaagactTATACATTTTAGAAGAGGATTATGATAAGGAAACAAGACTGATTCTTATACTGTTTCTTTGTGCATTAACAGAATATTGCAGAGcgaaaaataaacaataagtcTTTAGAGAATGAAATATACTTAATAATGCATACTGTAgttgaaaaacaaagcaaacagaaacacatatacaatgtaaaaaaaacatgtaattttacagttttttttccggcagctggggtgctggaaaaaagttaaataatggctgttaaattacagaaatttactgtaaaataacaatcattaaattacagaaatttactgtaaaataactgacattaaattacagaaatattctTAAATTTTAGatttccggtaaatttctgtaattgaacctctgttattttacagtaaatttctgtaattcaacctttgttattttaaagtaaatttctgtaatttaacagccgtttttttacttttttttccccagcaccccagctgccgtTAATAatctgtaaaattacagattttttttttacagtatacagaaAAGAAAAAACGAAAAATACAAAGTCTGTACCTGTACCTCTGTGCCTtgcttaaagggattgttcacccccaAAGAGAAAATGATCTCACCATTtattgtgtggttttaaacctttataactttttttctgttgaacacaaaagaatatatttttaaatgctataaagaatgttaaaaataaattattatggaAATCAATAAGtaccatttaaaaacatattctttGTGTTAAACTGAAGGAAAAAGGACTTTGAACAAGTAAGGGTGAGTACATAATGACAGAggcttcatttttgggtgaacaacccCTTGAACTAAGTTCTTATCATCTTTAGGCCTTTTTTGTATAGGGTCTTGGCTAAAATTAAGGAGGCTGCTGTTTTCAGAATTGGGCATTTGTCAATAAATCTTTCAATATATAAAGTAAAGAATTTGTACTCCAACATTTCCGGAGTAAAAGTTGgaaagatgtattttttttatcgtaTCCAAATACTATATCAGTCCAAATTTGCAAATGCTCAACAGTTTGACCATAGTACAAACCATGGCAGGAAATGGTGGTTTTATTGTAGTAAAATGTTGCAGGTCTGGCGTTACGTTGCTCAAATTCCTCCAATCTGGTTTAAGAGCGTCACATTTAGCCACGCCCCTGCTGCGTGACGAGCCAATGATTTTATCGCTCACACTTGTCACGCAGAAGACCCAGGCTGTCAAATGACTGACGTGTATGTATCAAATTTGTTTACAATTTGTGTAGTGGACGATTTTGTAGCTTGAGTCTCCACCAGTGTCTTTAGGAGTTTCTAAAGCAGAGAGCCTCGAACAGTGTTATTGCTGTCATCACAGCGGCCATCACACGCCTTTGTCTGCGGAAGTAGTTTTGTGCTGCTCCACTTAACAGGATAACgcgttattattatttcataacaAGTAACGGAATATTATTGGAAGGTAT harbors:
- the mtbl gene encoding metallothionein-B-like, which codes for MDQSGCSKSGSCNCGDNCKCTNCSCAHDKKSCGSCPSECSKGKKDCESACKDKEKSCATHCCK